In Verrucomicrobiota bacterium, the sequence CACCGAAAGGGAAGGCAACCTCGAACTCGAACGAATCAGCGTCGGCGAGCACATCCTGCTGGGCGGGGACAACATGGACCTCGCGCTCGCCTACACGCTCCAGGCGCAACTCGAAGCGACCGGCAAATCGATCGATTCGTGGCAGTTCCTCGCCCTGACGCACGCCGCGAGCAACGCCAAGGAAAAGCTGTTTAATGATCCCTCCCTGAAGGATGCCCCGATCGCCGTCCCTTCTCGAGGATCCAGCCTGCTGGCAAAAACGGTCTCGACGAAGTTGAATCGCGCTACCCTCGAGCAAATCGTTCTGGATGGCTTTTTCCCGCTGACCGCGGTAACTGATCTGCCGCAGGAATTCCGGAGCACCGGCCTCCAGGAGTTCGGACTGCCGTATGCGCCGGACCCGGTTATCAGTAAGCACCTCGCCCGGTTCCTGACCCGGAGCCTGATGAACGTGAAGGCCAGCGAAGCGCTGGCCGCCCTCCTGGCCACCCGTCCGGAAGCGCTCCAGGGCCACTACATCAAACCGACCGCCGTGCTTTTCAACGGGGGCGTCTTCAAGGCGGCGCCGATCCGGAAACGGGTGCTCGATCTGCTCGCTTCGTGGGACAATGGTGCTTCGGTCCGGGAACTCGCGGGGTTTCAACCCGACCTTGCCGTCGCCAAAGGGGGCGCGCTCTACGGGCGCAACCGCACCACCGGCCACGGGATCCGCATCAAGGCAGGCACCGCACGGTCGTACTACGTCGGGCTCGAATCTTCGATGCCGGCGATCCCGGGGTTCAAGCCGCCGATCAAAGCCTTGTGCGTGGTCCCGCAAGGCATGGAAGAAGGCAGCGAACTCCTCATCGATCAGCAGGTATTCGGCTTGATGACCGGCCGGCCGGCGGAGTTCCGCTTTTTTGCTTCCGAGGTTCGCAGTGGGGACAGACCCGGTCAGGTCATTCCAAATGCCGAACGCGAGCTCGAAGAATCCAGCCGGATCGAGGTGGCCTTGCCGGCCGTTGAAGGGTTCCCCGAAGGCCAGGCCATTCCGGTGGTCATCAACCCCGTCGTCACTGAACTCGGCAACCTTGAGCTCTGGATGAAACACACCGGGTCGGACCGCCGTTGGAAGGTGGAATTTCAGGTGCGGATGGAGTGAAGGCACCAGTTTGCACCCTCCCCCTGAAAATGGGTCTGGATCACCTAGGGCGCGTACCTGCCCGCCTCGCTTCGTTTGATGGTTAGCGCAAAATTCAGCATCGGCATCGATCTCGGCACCACCAACTGCGCCATGGCATTCGAGGCGCTCGACGGCGATAGCCAGGGGTCAAGCGAGGTATTGCCGATCCCGCAGTGGGAAGCCCTCACAGGGTTTTCCGAGGCAACGACGCTGCCCTCATTCCTGTACCTGCCGGCTGAACGCGAAGCCGCCCGGATGCTTGGAGACAGCGCGGCGCAAGGCGAGTGGATCCCCGGCCGGTTCGCCAGAAAGCAGGCGGCGGAATTTCCCGGCCGCGTCGTGCACTCCGCCAAGTCGTGGCTCTGCCATCACGCCGTGGACCGGACCGCGCCGTTTCTGCCGTGGCGATCGGACGAAATTCCGGTCGAGAGGCGGATCTCGCCCATCCGTGCCTCCGCCCTTCTGCTCGAGTACCTGCGCGCCGTGTGGGATGCAAGGTTCGCCGAACGCGATTCCGGTTTTGGACGGCAGGAGATTACCGTTACCGTTCCGGCGTCCTTCGATGCGGTGGCCCAGCGGCTTACGCTGGAAGCCGCGCGCGAGGCCGGTTTCCCGGAAGGGGTCCGCCTCCTGGAAGAACCGCAGGCCGCGTTTTACCGTTGGCTGGAAAAGCAGGAATCACCGGAAACCCTCTGGGGACGGCTGTCCGGCAGAGGGGATGATGCCCGGCGCGTCGTCGCCGTGATCGATATCGGCGGCGGCACCTCCGATTTCAGCCTTTTCGAGGTCAGCCCCCCGTCCGGCACGATGTTTCCGCACATCAAACGAATCGCCGTCAGTGATCACCTGCTCCTCGGGGGTGACAATATTGACCTCGCGCTCGCGCACCACGTCGAGGCACGCCTGGGAGGCGAACCGTTCTCCGGCGCGCAATGGAATTTCCTGGTGGCCCGCTGCCGCGATCTGAAGGAGCGCTGCCTGTCAAACGCGGCCGGCGACGTTTTTCCGATCTCGATTCCCGGCCGCGGGTCGAGTCTGCTGGGCGGGACCGTTAGCGTCCAGGTCGCACGGGCCGAGGTCGAATCGATCGTGCTCGACGGATTCTTCCCCGAATGCGGCGCGGATGCGCGTCCCGCGAAAACGCAAGCCGGTCTGAGGGAATGGGCGCTGCCCTACGCCGCCGACAGCGCGGTCACGCGCTACCTGGCCGACTTCCTGCGCGGCCGCCCGCGCTTGGACGCCGTGCTGTTCAACGGCGGGACCCTTTACCCTGAAGCGTTGCGCCAGCGGCTCCGGCAACAGATCTCCCGCTGGCAGGGTGGCGCCGAGCCGCAAATCCTCGACAACCCGGAGCCGGACCTGGCCGTTGCCCGCGGAGCTGCCCGCTTCGGCGGTATCCTGCATCGTCACGCTCAACGCATCGAGGCCGGCGCAGCCCGCGCCATTTATCTCGAAATCCATCAGGCGCCCGCGAAAACGGAAAAGACGCCCGCCGCTGCCCTGGTTTGCATCCTGCCCCGCAACGCGCCATCCGAGGAGGAGTTCCGGGTTTCTCAGCCCGGCCTTGAACTTCGCATCAATCGCCCGGTCCGTTTCCAGCCGTACTACTCCACCCGGCGCAGCGCCGACCGCGCCGGTGCGCTCGTGCAATTTAACAAGGACGAGTTCCACCGGCTTCCACTGCTCCAGACCACCGCCCGCCTCAGCGGGCGGCCTTTGGGCGGCAGCGACCGGCTACCGGTGACCCTAACCACCCGGATCAACGAACTCGGATTGCTCCAGGTTACCTGCGTCAGCGCTGACTCCCGCGTGCACGAATCGTGGCCGCTGGAGTTCAACCTTCGCCCGCACGAATCCGATGCTGAACCGGGAAGCCGGAGCCGGATACCACCGGACGAGGCCGGCGCCGTGCGGGCCGATGCCGGCGTCGATCCGGCGCGCCTGGAAACTGCCCAAACCCGGATCCGGTTGATCTTTTCCCGTCCGCTCGACCCGCGCGACAAACTCACTGCCGCCAACCTCCTCAAAACCCTCGAGCAGATCCTCGCCCTTCCAAAAGCCGGCTGGAACTGGGTGCTGATCCGCTCACTCTGGCCGGCTCTGTACGGCGGCTTCGCGCACCGTCAGAAATCCGTGGAACATGAAGAAGCATGGCTGATCCTGGCCGGGTTCCTGCTCCGCCCGGGGTTCGGTGCGCCGGGAGACGATGCGCGCATCGACGAACTCTGGCGGCTGCACGCTGAGGGGCTCGCCTGGCCCGGCAAACGCCTCCAGCTCCAGCAGTATATCCTCTGGCGGCGGGTTGCCGGCGGGCTGAGCCGTGAACGCCAGGAACTGATCCTCGAGCCCGAGTTGCCCAGGCTGCGTACCCAGAATAATCCGCCGGCTGAACTTGTCCGGCTCGCCGGAGCGCTTGAGCGAATCCGCCCGGTCACCAAGGCCGAGCTCGCCACCCTTTTCCTCCAAACTGCCCGCCAACTCGCGGCCGCGAAGCAGTACTGCGCCCCGTACCTCGTCGCGCTCGGGCTCCTGCTCAACCGCGCTCCGCTCTATGCCGGGCCTGAAACTGTCCTCCCCCCGGTCCACGTCGAACAAGCCTTCGAGGCGCTGTCGGATCTGGATTGGGTCGCGCCCGAACTGGCCGAAATTTCCGCCCTTTTCCTCCGGGCCGCCCGCGTGGTCGACGACCCGGCCATTGAC encodes:
- a CDS encoding Hsp70 family protein, with the translated sequence MVSAKFSIGIDLGTTNCAMAFEALDGDSQGSSEVLPIPQWEALTGFSEATTLPSFLYLPAEREAARMLGDSAAQGEWIPGRFARKQAAEFPGRVVHSAKSWLCHHAVDRTAPFLPWRSDEIPVERRISPIRASALLLEYLRAVWDARFAERDSGFGRQEITVTVPASFDAVAQRLTLEAAREAGFPEGVRLLEEPQAAFYRWLEKQESPETLWGRLSGRGDDARRVVAVIDIGGGTSDFSLFEVSPPSGTMFPHIKRIAVSDHLLLGGDNIDLALAHHVEARLGGEPFSGAQWNFLVARCRDLKERCLSNAAGDVFPISIPGRGSSLLGGTVSVQVARAEVESIVLDGFFPECGADARPAKTQAGLREWALPYAADSAVTRYLADFLRGRPRLDAVLFNGGTLYPEALRQRLRQQISRWQGGAEPQILDNPEPDLAVARGAARFGGILHRHAQRIEAGAARAIYLEIHQAPAKTEKTPAAALVCILPRNAPSEEEFRVSQPGLELRINRPVRFQPYYSTRRSADRAGALVQFNKDEFHRLPLLQTTARLSGRPLGGSDRLPVTLTTRINELGLLQVTCVSADSRVHESWPLEFNLRPHESDAEPGSRSRIPPDEAGAVRADAGVDPARLETAQTRIRLIFSRPLDPRDKLTAANLLKTLEQILALPKAGWNWVLIRSLWPALYGGFAHRQKSVEHEEAWLILAGFLLRPGFGAPGDDARIDELWRLHAEGLAWPGKRLQLQQYILWRRVAGGLSRERQELILEPELPRLRTQNNPPAELVRLAGALERIRPVTKAELATLFLQTARQLAAAKQYCAPYLVALGLLLNRAPLYAGPETVLPPVHVEQAFEALSDLDWVAPELAEISALFLRAARVVDDPAIDLPKALRDKIASRLQKADVAPVRLERLRKFVPVASGDRSSLFGESLPPGLVIGND
- a CDS encoding Hsp70 family protein, whose product is MSARFSLGIDLGTSNSVVAVEDLETGRTAIVEITQLLAPNQVGEKPLLPSALYIPHPDEFPENASRLPWTKSASETIVGQFARDHGTLIPDRLITSAKSWLSNVHIDPKKPVLPWKSDIKQQKLSAFECSRRILEHMKEGVLYAENAQGRKLNLAEAQIVLTVPASFDEVARNLTSEAADAAGFGKVVLLEEPQAAFYAWTAQAGSDWRRQVSPGDIILVCDVGGGTADFILIAITEREGNLELERISVGEHILLGGDNMDLALAYTLQAQLEATGKSIDSWQFLALTHAASNAKEKLFNDPSLKDAPIAVPSRGSSLLAKTVSTKLNRATLEQIVLDGFFPLTAVTDLPQEFRSTGLQEFGLPYAPDPVISKHLARFLTRSLMNVKASEALAALLATRPEALQGHYIKPTAVLFNGGVFKAAPIRKRVLDLLASWDNGASVRELAGFQPDLAVAKGGALYGRNRTTGHGIRIKAGTARSYYVGLESSMPAIPGFKPPIKALCVVPQGMEEGSELLIDQQVFGLMTGRPAEFRFFASEVRSGDRPGQVIPNAERELEESSRIEVALPAVEGFPEGQAIPVVINPVVTELGNLELWMKHTGSDRRWKVEFQVRME